One segment of Drosophila ananassae strain 14024-0371.13 chromosome 3R, ASM1763931v2, whole genome shotgun sequence DNA contains the following:
- the LOC6497412 gene encoding C3 and PZP-like alpha-2-macroglobulin domain-containing protein 8 isoform X9, giving the protein MGGLYLYCEENCIMYLRPNNYDEVDSITTRKDMVRINFENVWIWESFNNGSVDDSGFTLTKKIPDTITSWVITGFSLNPTSGIALTKNPSMIRVFQPFFVSTNLPYSVKRGEVISVPVVVFNYLDKALDVDVTMDNSDGEYEFTEATNDVLEKASDDVQRTKRETVPANSGKSLSFMIRPKNVGTTTLKITATSPLAGDTIHQKLKVEPEGVTQFENRAVFINLKDQPEFSQTVDAEIPQEAVPQSEFIEFSVVGDLLGPTLQNLDNLVRMPYGCGEQNMVNFVPNILVLKYLEVTGRRMPAVETKAKKFLEIGYQRELTYKHDDGSYSAFGKSDKSGSTWLTAYVMRSFHQAGKYTDVDPKVVIAGLDFLVSKQKENGEFPEVGKLFDNANQNSLALTSFVLLAFFENYELIEKYQSAIQKGVNYVAEEVDKSDDLYSLAIAVVALQLAKHPQAEKVLAKLETLARQENDRKWWSKVDPTSSSEVARVYWKPRSNDVEITSYVLLALLEKEAADKSLPIIKWLIAQRNSNGGFSSTQDTVIGLQALTKFAYKTGSGSGSMDIEFTPAGGTKDTIKVNPENSLVLQTHVLPKNTRKVDFTAKGTGSAMVQLSYRYNLAEKEKKPSFKVTPTVKNSPSPQLLDVDICAEFVPLEEADKEKDSNMAVMEIALPSGFVSDSDTLDGIQNVDRVKRVETKNSDSTVIVYFDSLTPGDVRCLPVKATKAHAVAKQKPASVSLYDYYDTERRATEYYQVASSLCDICQGSDCGEGCKKSA; this is encoded by the exons ATGGGAG gaTTGTATTTGTATTGCGAAGAGAATTGTATTATGTATTTGAGACCTAATAACTATGATGAGGTTGATTCAATAACTACACGAAAAGATATGGTTCGcatcaattttgaaaatgtctGGATTTGGGAATCCTTCAATAATGGAAG tGTCGATGATAGCGGCTTCACCCTGACAAAGAAGATACCTGATACGATAACCTCATGGGTGATTACCGGCTTTTCCCTGAATCCAACTTCCGGAATTGCTTTAACCAAGAATCCCAGCATGATTCGAGTGTTCCAGCCATTCTTCGTGTCCACCAATTTGCCATACTCCGTCAAGAGGG GTGAGGTTATTTCTGTGCCTGTTGTGGTTTTCAACTATTTGGACAAGGCCCTTGATGTCGATGTGACAATGGACAATTCGGACGGGGAGTACGAGTTCACGGAGGCCACCAACGATGTCCTGGAGAAGGCCAGCGATGACGTCCAAAGGACTAAGCGAGAAACAGTTCCGGCCAACAGTGGCAAAAGTCTTTCGTTTATGATTCGTCCCAAAAATGTGGGAACTACGACTTTGAAGATTACTGCCACTTCACCCCTAGCCGGAGATACCATCCATCAGAAGTTGAAGGTGGAACCTGAGGGAGTGACCCAATTTGAGAACCGTGCTGTCTTCATTAACCTGAAGGATCAGCCAGAGTTCTCCCAGACCGTGGATGCAGAGATACCCCAGGAGGCAGTACCTCAATCGGAGTTCATTGAGTTTTCCGTGGTGGGCGATCTCCTGGGTCCCACACTCCAAAATCTGGACAATCTGGTCCGGATGCCCTACGGATGTGGCGAGCAGAACATGGTCAACTTTGTGCCCAACATCCTGGTGCTGAAGTACTTGGAAGTGACGGGACGAAGAATGCCCGCTGTAGAGACCAAGGCCAAGAAGTTCCTGGAGATTGGTTACCAGCGGGAGTTGACTTACAAGCACGACGATGGATCCTACAGTGCCTTTGGAAAATCGGATAAGTCTGGCAGTACCTGGCTAACTGCTTACGTGATGAGGTCCTTCCACCAAGCCGGAAAGTACACCGATGTGGATCCCAAGGTCGTTATTGCTGGCCTCGACTTCCTCGTGTCCAAGCAGAAGGAGAACGGCGAGTTCCCCGAGGTGGGAAAACTCTTTGACAACGCCAATCAGAATTCCTTAGCTCTCACATCCTTTGTACTGCTGGCTTTCTTCGAGAATTAC GAACTCATTGAGAAGTATCAGAGCGCCATCCAGAAGGGAGTTAACTACGTCGCCGAGGAGGTGGACAAGTCGGATGATCTTTATTCTTTGGCCATCGCCGTGGTGGCTTTGCAACTGGCCAAGCATCCGCAGGCCGAAAAGGTTCTGGCCAAGTTGGAGACCCTGGCCAGGCAGGAGAACGATCGCAAATGGTGGTCCAAGGTGGATCCGACATCGAGTAGTGAAGTTGCCCGCGTCTACTGGAAGCCTCGTAGCAACGATGTAGAGATTACCTCCTACGTCCTGCTGGCTCTTCTCGAAAAGGAGGCGGCGGATAAGTCCCTGCCCATTATCAAGTGGCTGATAGCGCAGCGAAACAGCAACGGAGGATTCTCGTCCACCCAGGACACGGTGATAGGACTGCAGGCTCTGACCAAATTCGCCTACAAAACTGGATCTGGTTCAGGCAGCATGGACATTGAATTTACTCCTGCCGGAGGCACTAAGGATACCATCAAAGTGAACCCCGAAAACTCATTGGTCCTGCAGACTCATGTCCTGCCCAAGAATACGCGCAAGGTCGACTTCACAGCGAAGGGCACAGGATCTGCCATGGTGCAGTTATCCTATCGCTACAACCTGGCCGAGAAGGAGAAGAAGCCCAGCTTCAAAGTGACACCAACGGTGAAGAACTCCCCCAGCCCCCAGCTCCTTGACGTCGATATCTGTGCCGAGTTTGTGCCCCTGGAAGAGGCCGACAAGGAGAAGGACTCAAACATGGCTGTCATGGAGATCGCCCTGCCATCCGGTTTTGTGAGCGATTCCGATACTTTGGATGGAATTCAGAACGTCGACAGGGTTAAGAGGGTGGAGACCAAGAACTCCGACTCGACGGTTATTGTTTACTTTGATAGCCTGACCCCCGGCGATGTCCGCTGCCTCCCAGTCAAGGCCACCAAGGCCCATGCGGTGGCCAAGCAGAAGCCCGCCTCCGTGTCCCTATACGACTATTACGACACCGAGCGCCGAGCCACCGAGTACTATCAGGTGGCCTCCTCCTTGTGCGATATTTGCCAAGGATCCGATTGCGGCGAGGGCTGCAAAAAGAGTGCCTAA
- the LOC6497412 gene encoding CD109 antigen isoform X5 codes for MMRFILCVFLLQYALLINATGLYSVVGPGTIRSNSKYNVAVSVHKAEGPSKINVSLNGPSFNETKEIEVLPMATENVEFEVPKLASGDYNLTAVGVSGVVFRNTTKLNHADEKPSVFVQTDKATYKPADLVQFRVLFLDENTRPARIDGTISVVITDGAQNRIKQISNVKLTKGVYTGELQLSEQPVLGTWKLAVNVDGEARETKTFEVDKYVLPKFEVKIDTAKDVVAADNLIKATIRAKYTYGKPVKGKATVSLESNYGWSSTSKQEKTIDVDGKGHVEFNLPGSIANSAYIPPYKLFAVVTEELTGNKQNATATVNLHQQRYKLQSVDSPTTYKPSKSFVYQVAVKNVDDSPVLGSTKKVKLFFDLPGRYFSPHYSGHQIKYEEPLNENGIATFQVTLPANVSNYYAILADFDGVQGHFGTISKFQESENREPLTIKVNTKKPRLGEKVSFDVISTGNIPYFVYTIVARGNIVLSDYIVVPEDTKKYTVKFTPTFDMVPQATIYIHYVIDNDLKFEEKTIDFEKDFSNSIDIVAPVNAKPSEEVKLKVKTDADSFVGLLGVDQSVLLLKSGNDFNKDDIFNSLNKYKTSTPWLRGYGRYPGQTSGLVTLTNANYPYNTAKILEDYEYLDAVLDEDAEDVKKDEEIEVLLDSEEVPQILEVVRKNFAEVWIWQAFLNGSVDDSGFTLTKKIPDTITSWVITGFSLNPTSGIALTKNPSMIRVFQPFFVSTNLPYSVKRGEVISVPVVVFNYLDKALDVDVTMDNSDGEYEFTEATNDVLEKASDDVQRTKRETVPANSGKSLSFMIRPKNVGTTTLKITATSPLAGDTIHQKLKVEPEGVTQFENRAVFINLKDQPEFSQTVDAEIPQEAVPQSEFIEFSVVGDLLGPTLQNLDNLVRMPYGCGEQNMVNFVPNILVLKYLEVTGRRMPAVETKAKKFLEIGYQRELTYKHDDGSYSAFGKSDKSGSTWLTAYVMRSFHQAGKYTDVDPKVVIAGLDFLVSKQKENGEFPEVGKLFDNANQNSLALTSFVLLAFFENYELIEKYQSAIQKGVNYVAEEVDKSDDLYSLAIAVVALQLAKHPQAEKVLAKLETLARQENDRKWWSKVDPTSSSEVARVYWKPRSNDVEITSYVLLALLEKEAADKSLPIIKWLIAQRNSNGGFSSTQDTVIGLQALTKFAYKTGSGSGSMDIEFTPAGGTKDTIKVNPENSLVLQTHVLPKNTRKVDFTAKGTGSAMVQLSYRYNLAEKEKKPSFKVTPTVKNSPSPQLLDVDICAEFVPLEEADKEKDSNMAVMEIALPSGFVSDSDTLDGIQNVDRVKRVETKNSDSTVIVYFDSLTPGDVRCLPVKATKAHAVAKQKPASVSLYDYYDTERRATEYYQVASSLCDICQGSDCGEGCKKSA; via the exons ATGATGAGGTtcattttgtgtgtgtttcttCTGCAATATGCCCTGCTTATCAATGCCACTGG tttatATTCTGTGGTGGGGCCGGGCACTATCCGATCGAACTCCAAGTACAATGTGGCTGTTTCCGTCCACAAGGCCGAGGGTCCCAGCAAAATTAATGTCAGCCTAAATGGACCCTCCTTTAATGAAACCAAAGAGATTGAAGTCCTGCCAATGGCTACTGAGAATGTGGAGTTCGAAGTGCCCAAGCTGGCATCGGGAGACTACAATCTGACAGCTGTGGGAGTGTCGGGTGTTGTGTTCCGTAACACCACCAAACTGAATCATGCCGACGAGAAGCCCTCAGTGTTTGTTCAAACCGATAAGGCCACCTATAAGCCGGCTGATCTTGTACAGTTCCGTGTCCTCTTCCTCGATGAGAACACCCGGCCGGCCAGGATCgatgggaccatttctgtggTGATTACCGATGGAGCTCAGAACAGGATCAAACAGATTTCTAATGTCAAACTGACCAAAGGCGTGTACACCGGGGAACTGCAGCTCTCGGAGCAGCCTGTCCTGGGCACCTGGAAGCTGGCCGTCAATGTGGATGGAGAGGCCAGGGAAACCAAAACCTTTGAGGTTGACAAATATGTCCTGCCCAAATTCGAAGTAAAAATTGACACAGCCAAGGATGTGGTTGCAGCCGATAACCTGATCAAGGCCACCATTCGGGCCAAGTACACCTACGGAAAGCCGGTTAAGGGAAAGGCCACAGTCTCGCTAGAATCGAACTATGGTTGGTCTTCAACATCCAAGCAAGAGAAGACCATCGATGTCGATGGCAAGGGCCATGTTGAGTTTAATCTGCCGGGATCTATAGCAAATTCCGCCTATATACCGCCCTATAAACTGTTTGCTGTTGTCACAGAGGAGCTAACTGGCAACAAACAAAATGCAACCGCTACGGTGAACCTCCATCAGCAACGCTACAAGTTGCAGTCGGTAGATAGTCCAACCACCTACAAGCCAAGCAAGTCTTTTGTGTACCAGGTTGCTGTCAAGAATGTGGATGATTCCCCAGTTTTGGGTTCTACGAAAAaggttaaattattttttgatttgcCTGGTCGATACTTTTCGCCTCACTATAGCGGACaccaaattaaatatgaaGAGCCTTTGAACGAGAATGGCATCGCCACTTTCCAGGTTACACTTCCCGCAAATGTTTCGAACTACTATGCAATTTTGGCAGATTTTGATGGTGTACAAGGACACTTCGGAACTATCTCAAAATTCCAGGAATCGGAGAATAGAGAACCACTAACAATTAAGGTTAACACCAAAAA ACCTCGACTGGGCGAGAAAGTTTCGTTTGATGTGATTTCAACTGGAAATATACCCTATTTTGTCTACACAATTGTAGCCAGGGGTAATATTGTCCTTAGTGATTATATCGTAGTTCCCGAAGATACTAAGAAGTACACTGTGAAGTTTACACCCACATTTGATATGGTTCCCCAGGCCACGATCTACATACATTATGTTATCGACAACGATCTCAAATTCGAAGAGAAAACTATTGACTTCGAAAAGGACTTTAGTAACTCT atCGATATTGTGGCTCCTGTCAATGCAAAGCCCAGTGAGGAAGTTAAACTAAAAGTGAAAACTGATGCCGACTCTTTTGTGGGTCTCCTTGGAGTGGACCAGAGTGTCCTTTTGCTGAAATCCGGCAATGATTTTAATAAGGATGACATTTTTAATAGCCTCAACAAGTACAAGACATCAACGCCCTGGCTCCGTGGATATGGACGTTATCCTGGACAAACCTCCGGATTGGTAACACTCACCAATGCCAATTATCCCTACAATACGG ctAAAATATTAGAAGACTACGAATACTTAGACGCTGTTTTGGATGAAGATGCAGAGGATGTCAAAAAAGATGAAGAAATTGAAGTTCTTTTAGATTCAGAAGAAGTGCCACAAATATTGGAAGTAGTTCGAAAGAATTTTGCTGAAGTCTGGATATGGCAAGCATTTTTAAATGGGAG tGTCGATGATAGCGGCTTCACCCTGACAAAGAAGATACCTGATACGATAACCTCATGGGTGATTACCGGCTTTTCCCTGAATCCAACTTCCGGAATTGCTTTAACCAAGAATCCCAGCATGATTCGAGTGTTCCAGCCATTCTTCGTGTCCACCAATTTGCCATACTCCGTCAAGAGGG GTGAGGTTATTTCTGTGCCTGTTGTGGTTTTCAACTATTTGGACAAGGCCCTTGATGTCGATGTGACAATGGACAATTCGGACGGGGAGTACGAGTTCACGGAGGCCACCAACGATGTCCTGGAGAAGGCCAGCGATGACGTCCAAAGGACTAAGCGAGAAACAGTTCCGGCCAACAGTGGCAAAAGTCTTTCGTTTATGATTCGTCCCAAAAATGTGGGAACTACGACTTTGAAGATTACTGCCACTTCACCCCTAGCCGGAGATACCATCCATCAGAAGTTGAAGGTGGAACCTGAGGGAGTGACCCAATTTGAGAACCGTGCTGTCTTCATTAACCTGAAGGATCAGCCAGAGTTCTCCCAGACCGTGGATGCAGAGATACCCCAGGAGGCAGTACCTCAATCGGAGTTCATTGAGTTTTCCGTGGTGGGCGATCTCCTGGGTCCCACACTCCAAAATCTGGACAATCTGGTCCGGATGCCCTACGGATGTGGCGAGCAGAACATGGTCAACTTTGTGCCCAACATCCTGGTGCTGAAGTACTTGGAAGTGACGGGACGAAGAATGCCCGCTGTAGAGACCAAGGCCAAGAAGTTCCTGGAGATTGGTTACCAGCGGGAGTTGACTTACAAGCACGACGATGGATCCTACAGTGCCTTTGGAAAATCGGATAAGTCTGGCAGTACCTGGCTAACTGCTTACGTGATGAGGTCCTTCCACCAAGCCGGAAAGTACACCGATGTGGATCCCAAGGTCGTTATTGCTGGCCTCGACTTCCTCGTGTCCAAGCAGAAGGAGAACGGCGAGTTCCCCGAGGTGGGAAAACTCTTTGACAACGCCAATCAGAATTCCTTAGCTCTCACATCCTTTGTACTGCTGGCTTTCTTCGAGAATTAC GAACTCATTGAGAAGTATCAGAGCGCCATCCAGAAGGGAGTTAACTACGTCGCCGAGGAGGTGGACAAGTCGGATGATCTTTATTCTTTGGCCATCGCCGTGGTGGCTTTGCAACTGGCCAAGCATCCGCAGGCCGAAAAGGTTCTGGCCAAGTTGGAGACCCTGGCCAGGCAGGAGAACGATCGCAAATGGTGGTCCAAGGTGGATCCGACATCGAGTAGTGAAGTTGCCCGCGTCTACTGGAAGCCTCGTAGCAACGATGTAGAGATTACCTCCTACGTCCTGCTGGCTCTTCTCGAAAAGGAGGCGGCGGATAAGTCCCTGCCCATTATCAAGTGGCTGATAGCGCAGCGAAACAGCAACGGAGGATTCTCGTCCACCCAGGACACGGTGATAGGACTGCAGGCTCTGACCAAATTCGCCTACAAAACTGGATCTGGTTCAGGCAGCATGGACATTGAATTTACTCCTGCCGGAGGCACTAAGGATACCATCAAAGTGAACCCCGAAAACTCATTGGTCCTGCAGACTCATGTCCTGCCCAAGAATACGCGCAAGGTCGACTTCACAGCGAAGGGCACAGGATCTGCCATGGTGCAGTTATCCTATCGCTACAACCTGGCCGAGAAGGAGAAGAAGCCCAGCTTCAAAGTGACACCAACGGTGAAGAACTCCCCCAGCCCCCAGCTCCTTGACGTCGATATCTGTGCCGAGTTTGTGCCCCTGGAAGAGGCCGACAAGGAGAAGGACTCAAACATGGCTGTCATGGAGATCGCCCTGCCATCCGGTTTTGTGAGCGATTCCGATACTTTGGATGGAATTCAGAACGTCGACAGGGTTAAGAGGGTGGAGACCAAGAACTCCGACTCGACGGTTATTGTTTACTTTGATAGCCTGACCCCCGGCGATGTCCGCTGCCTCCCAGTCAAGGCCACCAAGGCCCATGCGGTGGCCAAGCAGAAGCCCGCCTCCGTGTCCCTATACGACTATTACGACACCGAGCGCCGAGCCACCGAGTACTATCAGGTGGCCTCCTCCTTGTGCGATATTTGCCAAGGATCCGATTGCGGCGAGGGCTGCAAAAAGAGTGCCTAA
- the LOC6497412 gene encoding CD109 antigen isoform X1, producing MMRFILCVFLLQYALLINATGLYSVVGPGTIRSNSKYNVAVSVHKAEGPSKINVSLNGPSFNETKEIEVLPMATENVEFEVPKLASGDYNLTAVGVSGVVFRNTTKLNHADEKPSVFVQTDKATYKPADLVQFRVLFLDENTRPARIDGTISVVITDGAQNRIKQISNVKLTKGVYTGELQLSEQPVLGTWKLAVNVDGEARETKTFEVDKYVLPKFEVKIDTAKDVVAADNLIKATIRAKYTYGKPVKGKATVSLESNYGWSSTSKQEKTIDVDGKGHVEFNLPGSIANSAYIPPYKLFAVVTEELTGNKQNATATVNLHQQRYKLQSVDSPTTYKPSKSFVYQVAVKNVDDSPVLGSTKKVKLFFDLPGRYFSPHYSGHQIKYEEPLNENGIATFQVTLPANVSNYYAILADFDGVQGHFGTISKFQESENREPLTIKVNTKKPRLGEKVSFDVISTGNIPYFVYTIVARGNIVLSDYIVVPEDTKKYTVKFTPTFDMVPQATIYIHYVIDNDLKFEEKTIDFEKDFSNSIDIVAPVNAKPSEEVKLKVKTDADSFVGLLGVDQSVLLLKSGNDFNKDDIFNSLNKYKTSTPWLRGYGRYPGQTSGLVTLTNANYPYNTVRRYTWGGPRVINLPGGGVFRTNCYGAVHGCRENIPFNVRYPSTSGNGRWRTRPSGRRFRNRLSYTGSRSYASSYSSYSYADRSHNFVPSFNWNTTKIQKPAPIPEIIRKEFPDTWMFANIVDDSGFTLTKKIPDTITSWVITGFSLNPTSGIALTKNPSMIRVFQPFFVSTNLPYSVKRGEVISVPVVVFNYLDKALDVDVTMDNSDGEYEFTEATNDVLEKASDDVQRTKRETVPANSGKSLSFMIRPKNVGTTTLKITATSPLAGDTIHQKLKVEPEGVTQFENRAVFINLKDQPEFSQTVDAEIPQEAVPQSEFIEFSVVGDLLGPTLQNLDNLVRMPYGCGEQNMVNFVPNILVLKYLEVTGRRMPAVETKAKKFLEIGYQRELTYKHDDGSYSAFGKSDKSGSTWLTAYVMRSFHQAGKYTDVDPKVVIAGLDFLVSKQKENGEFPEVGKLFDNANQNSLALTSFVLLAFFENYELIEKYQSAIQKGVNYVAEEVDKSDDLYSLAIAVVALQLAKHPQAEKVLAKLETLARQENDRKWWSKVDPTSSSEVARVYWKPRSNDVEITSYVLLALLEKEAADKSLPIIKWLIAQRNSNGGFSSTQDTVIGLQALTKFAYKTGSGSGSMDIEFTPAGGTKDTIKVNPENSLVLQTHVLPKNTRKVDFTAKGTGSAMVQLSYRYNLAEKEKKPSFKVTPTVKNSPSPQLLDVDICAEFVPLEEADKEKDSNMAVMEIALPSGFVSDSDTLDGIQNVDRVKRVETKNSDSTVIVYFDSLTPGDVRCLPVKATKAHAVAKQKPASVSLYDYYDTERRATEYYQVASSLCDICQGSDCGEGCKKSA from the exons ATGATGAGGTtcattttgtgtgtgtttcttCTGCAATATGCCCTGCTTATCAATGCCACTGG tttatATTCTGTGGTGGGGCCGGGCACTATCCGATCGAACTCCAAGTACAATGTGGCTGTTTCCGTCCACAAGGCCGAGGGTCCCAGCAAAATTAATGTCAGCCTAAATGGACCCTCCTTTAATGAAACCAAAGAGATTGAAGTCCTGCCAATGGCTACTGAGAATGTGGAGTTCGAAGTGCCCAAGCTGGCATCGGGAGACTACAATCTGACAGCTGTGGGAGTGTCGGGTGTTGTGTTCCGTAACACCACCAAACTGAATCATGCCGACGAGAAGCCCTCAGTGTTTGTTCAAACCGATAAGGCCACCTATAAGCCGGCTGATCTTGTACAGTTCCGTGTCCTCTTCCTCGATGAGAACACCCGGCCGGCCAGGATCgatgggaccatttctgtggTGATTACCGATGGAGCTCAGAACAGGATCAAACAGATTTCTAATGTCAAACTGACCAAAGGCGTGTACACCGGGGAACTGCAGCTCTCGGAGCAGCCTGTCCTGGGCACCTGGAAGCTGGCCGTCAATGTGGATGGAGAGGCCAGGGAAACCAAAACCTTTGAGGTTGACAAATATGTCCTGCCCAAATTCGAAGTAAAAATTGACACAGCCAAGGATGTGGTTGCAGCCGATAACCTGATCAAGGCCACCATTCGGGCCAAGTACACCTACGGAAAGCCGGTTAAGGGAAAGGCCACAGTCTCGCTAGAATCGAACTATGGTTGGTCTTCAACATCCAAGCAAGAGAAGACCATCGATGTCGATGGCAAGGGCCATGTTGAGTTTAATCTGCCGGGATCTATAGCAAATTCCGCCTATATACCGCCCTATAAACTGTTTGCTGTTGTCACAGAGGAGCTAACTGGCAACAAACAAAATGCAACCGCTACGGTGAACCTCCATCAGCAACGCTACAAGTTGCAGTCGGTAGATAGTCCAACCACCTACAAGCCAAGCAAGTCTTTTGTGTACCAGGTTGCTGTCAAGAATGTGGATGATTCCCCAGTTTTGGGTTCTACGAAAAaggttaaattattttttgatttgcCTGGTCGATACTTTTCGCCTCACTATAGCGGACaccaaattaaatatgaaGAGCCTTTGAACGAGAATGGCATCGCCACTTTCCAGGTTACACTTCCCGCAAATGTTTCGAACTACTATGCAATTTTGGCAGATTTTGATGGTGTACAAGGACACTTCGGAACTATCTCAAAATTCCAGGAATCGGAGAATAGAGAACCACTAACAATTAAGGTTAACACCAAAAA ACCTCGACTGGGCGAGAAAGTTTCGTTTGATGTGATTTCAACTGGAAATATACCCTATTTTGTCTACACAATTGTAGCCAGGGGTAATATTGTCCTTAGTGATTATATCGTAGTTCCCGAAGATACTAAGAAGTACACTGTGAAGTTTACACCCACATTTGATATGGTTCCCCAGGCCACGATCTACATACATTATGTTATCGACAACGATCTCAAATTCGAAGAGAAAACTATTGACTTCGAAAAGGACTTTAGTAACTCT atCGATATTGTGGCTCCTGTCAATGCAAAGCCCAGTGAGGAAGTTAAACTAAAAGTGAAAACTGATGCCGACTCTTTTGTGGGTCTCCTTGGAGTGGACCAGAGTGTCCTTTTGCTGAAATCCGGCAATGATTTTAATAAGGATGACATTTTTAATAGCCTCAACAAGTACAAGACATCAACGCCCTGGCTCCGTGGATATGGACGTTATCCTGGACAAACCTCCGGATTGGTAACACTCACCAATGCCAATTATCCCTACAATACGG TTCGCAGGTATACGTGGGGCGGACCAAGAGTAATAAATCTTCCAGGGGGAGGAGTTTTTCGTACAAACTGTTATGGTGCCGTGCATGGGTGCCGTGAAAACATACCATTCAATGTGAGATATCCAAGCACATCAGGGAATGGAAGATGGCGAACCAGACCATCCGGTAGACGCTTTCGAAACCGTTTGTCTTATACCGGTTCTAGGAGCTATGCATCTTCTTATTCCTCATATTCTTATGCTGATCGAAGTCATAATTTTGTGCCTTCCTTTAATTGGAATACTACCAAAATTCAAAAACCAGCACCAATTCCTGAAATTATACGAAAAGAGTTCCCCGATACTTGGATGTTTGCGAATAT tGTCGATGATAGCGGCTTCACCCTGACAAAGAAGATACCTGATACGATAACCTCATGGGTGATTACCGGCTTTTCCCTGAATCCAACTTCCGGAATTGCTTTAACCAAGAATCCCAGCATGATTCGAGTGTTCCAGCCATTCTTCGTGTCCACCAATTTGCCATACTCCGTCAAGAGGG GTGAGGTTATTTCTGTGCCTGTTGTGGTTTTCAACTATTTGGACAAGGCCCTTGATGTCGATGTGACAATGGACAATTCGGACGGGGAGTACGAGTTCACGGAGGCCACCAACGATGTCCTGGAGAAGGCCAGCGATGACGTCCAAAGGACTAAGCGAGAAACAGTTCCGGCCAACAGTGGCAAAAGTCTTTCGTTTATGATTCGTCCCAAAAATGTGGGAACTACGACTTTGAAGATTACTGCCACTTCACCCCTAGCCGGAGATACCATCCATCAGAAGTTGAAGGTGGAACCTGAGGGAGTGACCCAATTTGAGAACCGTGCTGTCTTCATTAACCTGAAGGATCAGCCAGAGTTCTCCCAGACCGTGGATGCAGAGATACCCCAGGAGGCAGTACCTCAATCGGAGTTCATTGAGTTTTCCGTGGTGGGCGATCTCCTGGGTCCCACACTCCAAAATCTGGACAATCTGGTCCGGATGCCCTACGGATGTGGCGAGCAGAACATGGTCAACTTTGTGCCCAACATCCTGGTGCTGAAGTACTTGGAAGTGACGGGACGAAGAATGCCCGCTGTAGAGACCAAGGCCAAGAAGTTCCTGGAGATTGGTTACCAGCGGGAGTTGACTTACAAGCACGACGATGGATCCTACAGTGCCTTTGGAAAATCGGATAAGTCTGGCAGTACCTGGCTAACTGCTTACGTGATGAGGTCCTTCCACCAAGCCGGAAAGTACACCGATGTGGATCCCAAGGTCGTTATTGCTGGCCTCGACTTCCTCGTGTCCAAGCAGAAGGAGAACGGCGAGTTCCCCGAGGTGGGAAAACTCTTTGACAACGCCAATCAGAATTCCTTAGCTCTCACATCCTTTGTACTGCTGGCTTTCTTCGAGAATTAC GAACTCATTGAGAAGTATCAGAGCGCCATCCAGAAGGGAGTTAACTACGTCGCCGAGGAGGTGGACAAGTCGGATGATCTTTATTCTTTGGCCATCGCCGTGGTGGCTTTGCAACTGGCCAAGCATCCGCAGGCCGAAAAGGTTCTGGCCAAGTTGGAGACCCTGGCCAGGCAGGAGAACGATCGCAAATGGTGGTCCAAGGTGGATCCGACATCGAGTAGTGAAGTTGCCCGCGTCTACTGGAAGCCTCGTAGCAACGATGTAGAGATTACCTCCTACGTCCTGCTGGCTCTTCTCGAAAAGGAGGCGGCGGATAAGTCCCTGCCCATTATCAAGTGGCTGATAGCGCAGCGAAACAGCAACGGAGGATTCTCGTCCACCCAGGACACGGTGATAGGACTGCAGGCTCTGACCAAATTCGCCTACAAAACTGGATCTGGTTCAGGCAGCATGGACATTGAATTTACTCCTGCCGGAGGCACTAAGGATACCATCAAAGTGAACCCCGAAAACTCATTGGTCCTGCAGACTCATGTCCTGCCCAAGAATACGCGCAAGGTCGACTTCACAGCGAAGGGCACAGGATCTGCCATGGTGCAGTTATCCTATCGCTACAACCTGGCCGAGAAGGAGAAGAAGCCCAGCTTCAAAGTGACACCAACGGTGAAGAACTCCCCCAGCCCCCAGCTCCTTGACGTCGATATCTGTGCCGAGTTTGTGCCCCTGGAAGAGGCCGACAAGGAGAAGGACTCAAACATGGCTGTCATGGAGATCGCCCTGCCATCCGGTTTTGTGAGCGATTCCGATACTTTGGATGGAATTCAGAACGTCGACAGGGTTAAGAGGGTGGAGACCAAGAACTCCGACTCGACGGTTATTGTTTACTTTGATAGCCTGACCCCCGGCGATGTCCGCTGCCTCCCAGTCAAGGCCACCAAGGCCCATGCGGTGGCCAAGCAGAAGCCCGCCTCCGTGTCCCTATACGACTATTACGACACCGAGCGCCGAGCCACCGAGTACTATCAGGTGGCCTCCTCCTTGTGCGATATTTGCCAAGGATCCGATTGCGGCGAGGGCTGCAAAAAGAGTGCCTAA